A region of Natribaculum luteum DNA encodes the following proteins:
- a CDS encoding DUF7319 domain-containing protein, with protein sequence MADPRDPGENNSDSRVAESDGGRSETGSTSSEDDGAAGGTPVDDAEVADPTEAELLRQVEEKYDFENFGPQDMAEMTPEEWDVAFDEDTWIIGDELLERVEAELKSRVAERDVFAMLEYAEVDGKRSLVAYSDTDYAIVYPDGSVEGVGTVVRDVKPTVALCSIESYEVDDPPEDWGLPRPSEIPESGSELGNWMLQLLAGVQILVGLGALVAWIASGWRENLVLLATGLGFVLIGLFLFTIVANARLSDKFRVEEYRDRLRSIGVESGERPEFVPIDDDAFETTPNAEESVADDS encoded by the coding sequence ATGGCCGACCCTCGAGACCCCGGTGAGAACAACTCCGATAGCCGGGTCGCCGAGTCGGACGGTGGCCGTTCGGAGACAGGATCGACGTCGTCCGAAGACGACGGGGCGGCTGGTGGTACCCCCGTCGACGACGCCGAGGTGGCCGACCCGACGGAAGCGGAACTCCTGCGACAGGTCGAAGAGAAGTACGACTTCGAGAACTTCGGCCCACAGGACATGGCCGAGATGACGCCCGAGGAGTGGGACGTCGCCTTCGACGAGGACACCTGGATCATCGGCGACGAACTGCTCGAGCGCGTCGAGGCGGAACTGAAGAGCCGGGTCGCAGAACGAGACGTCTTCGCGATGCTCGAGTACGCAGAGGTCGACGGAAAGCGGAGCCTCGTCGCGTATTCGGATACGGATTACGCCATCGTGTATCCCGACGGGAGCGTCGAAGGGGTTGGAACCGTCGTTCGTGACGTCAAACCGACCGTCGCGCTCTGTTCGATCGAGAGCTACGAGGTCGACGACCCACCAGAAGACTGGGGGTTGCCCCGCCCCAGCGAGATCCCAGAGTCGGGAAGCGAGCTCGGCAACTGGATGTTACAGTTGCTCGCTGGCGTGCAGATTCTCGTCGGCCTCGGGGCGCTGGTCGCCTGGATCGCCTCCGGCTGGCGCGAGAACCTCGTCCTCCTCGCGACGGGACTTGGGTTCGTGCTGATCGGGCTCTTCCTGTTTACGATCGTCGCAAATGCACGTCTCTCGGACAAGTTCAGAGTCGAGGAGTACCGCGACCGCCTCCGATCGATCGGGGTCGAGTCGGGCGAACGCCCGGAGTTCGTCCCCATCGACGACGACGCCTTCGAAACCACGCCGAACGCGGAGGAATCGGTCGCCGACGATTCGTGA
- a CDS encoding NAD(+)/NADH kinase, with product MTSAEWTPDDDPLVGIVDEEGCVVSGERADLVADLETVVADAGGDVVCGPIDRLTEREPSVLVAVGEPALLAAVRAETTVPVLPVDAGRGIRSVPSSRLAAAVRTVLDGESHRRQWPVLDVAVDGDGRYRALFDVTLVTDEPARISEFGVRSRDREVAQFRADGVVVATPAGSHGYADAAGGPLLSPAIDGVAVVPISPFVTQTRHWVLPDDDLYLSVEREEGPVALCIDDDAVATITPDSTVVIAASGSLSTLVVPDGRGYFGSPDSSA from the coding sequence ATGACCTCCGCCGAGTGGACGCCGGACGACGACCCGCTCGTCGGCATCGTCGACGAGGAGGGATGTGTTGTTTCGGGTGAGCGTGCCGACCTGGTGGCTGACCTCGAGACGGTCGTCGCCGACGCCGGCGGGGACGTCGTCTGTGGGCCGATCGATCGGCTCACAGAGCGGGAGCCGTCCGTGCTCGTCGCCGTCGGCGAACCGGCGCTGCTCGCGGCCGTCCGCGCAGAGACGACCGTTCCCGTTCTCCCCGTCGACGCCGGCCGCGGCATTCGGTCGGTTCCCTCCTCGCGACTCGCTGCAGCGGTCCGGACCGTCCTCGACGGCGAGAGTCACCGACGACAGTGGCCAGTGCTCGATGTCGCCGTCGACGGTGACGGTCGATACCGGGCACTGTTCGACGTCACGCTCGTGACCGACGAACCCGCACGCATCTCGGAGTTCGGCGTTCGAAGTCGCGACCGGGAGGTTGCGCAGTTCCGGGCCGACGGCGTCGTCGTCGCCACGCCCGCTGGAAGCCATGGGTACGCGGACGCCGCAGGCGGGCCTCTGCTCTCACCCGCGATCGACGGCGTCGCCGTCGTCCCTATCAGCCCGTTCGTCACGCAAACGCGGCACTGGGTCTTGCCGGACGACGACCTCTACCTCTCGGTCGAACGCGAGGAAGGCCCCGTCGCGCTCTGTATCGACGACGACGCAGTCGCGACGATCACTCCCGACTCGACGGTTGTGATCGCCGCGAGCGGATCACTCTCGACACTCGTCGTTCCAGACGGCCGTGGCTACTTTGGATCTCCGGACTCGTCGGCCTGA
- the nth gene encoding endonuclease III, producing MGTPRDSREEQARAVVDRLEAEYPDSTISLRYSNRFELLVAVVLSAQCTDARVNSETEHLFEKYDGPEDYANVSQEELAEDLNSITYYNNKAKYIRNAAAKILEEHDGEVPDTMDELTDLPGVGRKTANVVLQHGHDVVEGIVVDTHVQRLSRRLGLTEETRPERIEEDLMEIVPDGYWQQFTHLCIDHGRAVCTARSPDCTDCVLADICPSERGDSEVDLASGEPW from the coding sequence ATGGGTACGCCGCGTGACTCTCGCGAAGAGCAAGCCAGAGCGGTCGTCGACCGACTCGAGGCCGAGTATCCGGACTCGACGATCTCGCTTCGATACTCGAATCGCTTCGAGCTGTTGGTCGCCGTGGTCCTCTCGGCACAGTGTACCGACGCGCGGGTAAACAGCGAGACCGAGCACCTCTTCGAAAAGTACGACGGTCCCGAAGACTACGCGAACGTCTCCCAGGAGGAACTCGCCGAGGATCTGAACTCGATCACCTACTACAACAACAAGGCGAAGTACATTCGGAACGCGGCCGCGAAGATCCTCGAGGAACACGACGGCGAGGTGCCGGACACGATGGACGAGTTGACAGACCTCCCGGGCGTCGGTCGGAAGACGGCGAACGTCGTCCTCCAGCACGGCCACGACGTGGTCGAGGGGATCGTCGTCGACACGCACGTCCAGCGGCTCTCACGTCGGTTGGGATTGACCGAGGAGACGCGTCCCGAGCGGATCGAGGAAGACCTCATGGAGATCGTCCCCGACGGCTACTGGCAGCAGTTCACTCACCTCTGTATCGACCACGGCCGAGCCGTCTGTACTGCCCGCAGCCCGGACTGTACGGACTGCGTCCTCGCCGACATCTGCCCGTCCGAACGTGGCGACAGCGAGGTCGATCTGGCGTCGGGCGAGCCCTGGTGA
- the mvaD gene encoding phosphomevalonate decarboxylase MvaD, whose translation MKATAMAHPIQGLVKYHGMRDDIERLPYHDSISVCTAPSHTRTTVEFSMDYEEDVYVVDGEELDGRAYERVEAVVEKARSMSDAAHTVYPVRLESENSFPSNVGLGSSSSGFAAAAMALAEAAELDVSHQEISTIARVGSASAARAVTGAFSQLYTGLNDEDCRSRRIPTDLHEDLKIVVGLVPYHKETEDAHAEAADSHMFQARNAHIHGQIAEMRDALRNDDFDRTFELAERDSLSLAATTMTGPSGWVYWQPATLAIFNRVRELREEEDIPAYFSTDTGATVYVNTTEEYADRVEEAVADCGVSTTIWGVGGPARLLEDDDEHLF comes from the coding sequence ATGAAAGCGACGGCCATGGCCCACCCGATTCAGGGCCTCGTCAAGTACCACGGGATGCGCGACGACATCGAGCGACTGCCGTATCACGACAGCATCAGCGTCTGTACGGCCCCGAGCCACACGCGCACGACCGTCGAGTTCTCGATGGACTACGAGGAGGACGTCTACGTCGTCGACGGCGAGGAACTCGATGGACGGGCTTACGAACGGGTCGAAGCCGTCGTCGAGAAGGCGCGGTCGATGTCCGACGCGGCACACACGGTGTATCCGGTCCGCCTCGAGAGCGAGAACAGCTTCCCGTCGAACGTCGGCCTCGGGTCGTCGTCGTCGGGATTCGCCGCGGCCGCGATGGCACTCGCTGAGGCCGCCGAACTCGACGTCTCCCACCAGGAGATCTCGACGATCGCCCGCGTGGGCTCCGCGTCGGCCGCCCGGGCGGTGACGGGCGCGTTCTCGCAGCTGTACACCGGTCTGAACGACGAGGACTGTCGGTCCCGTCGCATTCCTACAGACCTCCACGAGGACCTGAAGATCGTCGTCGGACTCGTCCCCTACCACAAGGAGACCGAGGACGCACACGCGGAGGCCGCGGACAGCCACATGTTCCAGGCGCGAAACGCCCACATCCACGGCCAGATCGCCGAGATGCGCGACGCCCTCCGGAACGACGACTTCGACCGCACGTTCGAACTGGCCGAGCGCGACTCGCTCAGCCTCGCCGCGACGACGATGACCGGACCGTCGGGCTGGGTCTACTGGCAGCCGGCCACGCTCGCGATCTTCAACCGTGTGCGCGAACTCCGCGAGGAAGAGGATATCCCGGCGTACTTCTCGACGGACACCGGCGCGACGGTCTACGTCAACACCACCGAAGAGTACGCCGACCGCGTCGAGGAGGCAGTCGCCGACTGCGGCGTCTCGACGACCATCTGGGGCGTCGGCGGCCCCGCCCGTCTGCTCGAGGACGACGACGAACACCTGTTCTAG
- a CDS encoding DUF7313 family protein, with protein sequence MITASLLGPVDILAQEVVSGVAIIEFVLLGLVIINLAARMIAHRGYVNAAREDGADGVSRSLFLEATDVLIVLGGFYYATVHLHGGVVFATLAVGMFITDFFEFEARLVEARKDAPLERPKAALFASALVFLYIAYQSLFFIIKPLWDAVI encoded by the coding sequence ATGATCACAGCTTCGCTGCTCGGACCGGTCGACATCCTCGCACAGGAGGTGGTCTCCGGCGTCGCGATCATCGAGTTCGTCCTGCTCGGACTCGTGATAATCAACCTCGCCGCACGCATGATTGCACACCGCGGCTACGTCAACGCCGCACGCGAAGACGGTGCTGACGGTGTCTCTCGGAGCCTCTTCCTCGAGGCCACGGACGTGCTGATCGTCCTCGGTGGATTCTACTACGCCACCGTCCACCTCCACGGCGGCGTCGTCTTCGCGACGCTCGCGGTCGGGATGTTCATCACCGACTTCTTCGAGTTCGAAGCTCGCCTCGTCGAGGCTCGCAAGGACGCCCCGCTCGAGCGGCCGAAGGCTGCGCTCTTTGCGTCCGCGCTCGTCTTCCTGTACATCGCGTACCAGTCGCTTTTCTTCATCATCAAGCCGCTCTGGGACGCGGTCATCTAG
- a CDS encoding cytochrome b, translating to MSLERKDEHDHGAWLEEKDLSAVETTYLKSLMWLDKRFRIVDYLELMEDMYYKVNLQMPKSHTEQYNLDNKFWYWYPLYALGSFSVIAYIVAALTGALLGFYYAPSTAGQGDPEAYVQLVAIIKDLNFGFMLRSIHRWSAQVMTAAVFLHMLRVYFTGAYKEPREVNWLIGIILLSLTMVFGYTGYLLPWNQLAFWAGQIGVEMALAVPIVGEWGAQLLFGGFSLGQPTLQRMYILHVFVLPFVVTALIAIHIAIVWMQGIAEPH from the coding sequence ATGAGTCTCGAGCGTAAAGACGAACACGACCACGGCGCGTGGCTCGAGGAGAAAGACCTCTCGGCAGTCGAGACGACGTACCTCAAGTCGCTGATGTGGCTCGACAAGCGGTTCCGGATCGTCGATTATCTGGAACTCATGGAGGACATGTACTACAAGGTCAACCTCCAGATGCCAAAGAGCCACACGGAGCAGTACAACCTCGACAACAAGTTCTGGTACTGGTATCCGCTGTACGCGCTCGGATCGTTCTCGGTCATCGCGTACATCGTCGCGGCGCTTACGGGAGCCCTCCTGGGGTTCTACTACGCGCCGTCGACGGCCGGCCAGGGCGATCCGGAGGCATACGTCCAGCTCGTGGCCATCATCAAAGACCTCAACTTCGGGTTCATGCTCAGGAGTATCCACCGCTGGTCCGCACAGGTGATGACGGCAGCGGTGTTCCTGCACATGCTCCGCGTCTACTTCACGGGCGCGTACAAGGAACCCCGCGAGGTCAACTGGCTCATCGGCATCATCCTGCTCTCGCTGACGATGGTGTTCGGATACACCGGCTACCTGCTCCCGTGGAACCAGCTCGCGTTCTGGGCGGGACAGATCGGCGTCGAGATGGCACTCGCGGTCCCGATCGTCGGCGAGTGGGGTGCCCAGTTACTGTTCGGTGGCTTCAGCCTCGGTCAGCCGACGCTACAACGGATGTATATCTTGCACGTGTTCGTCCTCCCGTTCGTGGTGACGGCACTGATCGCCATCCACATCGCGATCGTCTGGATGCAGGGCATCGCGGAACCACACTAG
- a CDS encoding Rieske 2Fe-2S domain-containing protein, which produces MANDDKYPVESDRRRFVKGVVGGAALSGVLTVGAGSVSMATTPSGGGGGLMQYRGAVRESGPAPRGLPQIPVEIDDEGYLMGVWPEPETVEQGGAEVAVARTEIAGFEYSTEWFQYCGLQTFEGIRPDADGQDAYFRYPQAPPTSDYPWMEEIEGGDKIHVDDFADYETWGNDVGDSGVGKPATGTWRSQDVPPEETIPVVILRSTQIEEATQDDEWLSATCPDGFIAYVNKCTHFCCVPGYKRLGESTSYNAENKIYCNCHQSVYDPFTVIQDRFVSLPRPEPEDDE; this is translated from the coding sequence ATGGCAAACGACGACAAATACCCGGTCGAATCGGATCGACGTCGCTTCGTCAAAGGAGTTGTCGGCGGTGCCGCCCTCTCGGGCGTGCTCACCGTCGGCGCTGGGAGCGTGTCCATGGCGACCACGCCGTCTGGCGGTGGCGGTGGTCTGATGCAGTACCGTGGCGCAGTGCGAGAATCCGGGCCCGCACCGCGTGGACTGCCACAGATCCCGGTCGAAATCGACGACGAAGGCTACCTCATGGGCGTCTGGCCCGAACCCGAAACGGTCGAGCAGGGTGGGGCCGAAGTTGCCGTCGCGAGAACCGAAATCGCCGGCTTCGAGTACTCCACCGAGTGGTTCCAGTACTGCGGGCTCCAGACGTTCGAAGGAATCAGACCCGACGCGGACGGTCAGGACGCGTACTTCCGGTACCCGCAGGCGCCGCCGACGAGCGACTACCCCTGGATGGAAGAGATCGAAGGCGGCGACAAGATCCACGTCGACGACTTCGCGGACTACGAAACCTGGGGCAACGACGTCGGCGACTCCGGCGTCGGCAAACCTGCGACCGGCACCTGGCGGTCCCAGGACGTCCCGCCGGAAGAGACGATCCCGGTCGTGATCCTTCGAAGCACGCAGATCGAAGAAGCCACCCAGGACGACGAGTGGTTGAGTGCGACGTGTCCCGACGGCTTCATCGCCTACGTTAACAAGTGTACGCACTTCTGTTGCGTGCCGGGATACAAGCGCCTGGGCGAGTCCACAAGTTACAACGCCGAGAACAAAATCTACTGTAACTGCCACCAGTCGGTGTACGACCCGTTCACGGTCATCCAGGACCGATTCGTGTCGCTACCCCGACCAGAACCGGAGGACGACGAATAA
- a CDS encoding DUF7314 family protein, whose translation MADEFIKGFAILTGGLLVWMTFAAWYNTPDFYGTQLIGANPEDPGTYVSMALLVKEAALYFALLGATTFWVVIPASRRARKYYASSN comes from the coding sequence ATGGCTGACGAATTCATCAAAGGGTTCGCCATTCTCACCGGCGGGCTCCTGGTGTGGATGACGTTCGCGGCGTGGTACAACACCCCGGACTTCTACGGTACCCAGCTAATCGGTGCGAATCCGGAAGATCCCGGCACGTACGTGTCCATGGCACTCCTCGTCAAGGAGGCGGCGCTCTACTTCGCGCTCCTCGGCGCGACGACCTTCTGGGTCGTCATCCCAGCGAGCCGGCGAGCCCGAAAGTACTACGCGAGTTCGAACTGA
- a CDS encoding DUF7321 family protein, whose protein sequence is MVSELTIATIVTLLVTASFPFYLYGAWIMIDAEAVTWSVLVYHLEYIVPGLLLNTIPVVFWMIPRTVDQVSGLLVVHAFFGLQAYAMLVVALTGIVRIFQVKYAHDIYANPDTDVELDALHENMPGWRRRLRVGVFGYVLFWIVAYLIGIFRYVLRYPIFT, encoded by the coding sequence ATGGTGTCGGAACTGACGATCGCGACGATCGTCACGCTACTCGTGACGGCCAGCTTTCCGTTCTATCTCTACGGTGCCTGGATCATGATCGACGCGGAAGCCGTCACGTGGTCGGTTCTCGTCTACCATCTCGAGTACATCGTCCCCGGCCTGTTGCTCAACACGATTCCGGTCGTCTTCTGGATGATTCCGCGGACGGTCGACCAGGTCAGCGGTCTCCTCGTCGTCCACGCGTTTTTCGGCCTGCAGGCGTACGCGATGCTCGTCGTCGCGCTCACTGGAATCGTCCGGATCTTCCAGGTCAAATACGCTCACGATATCTACGCGAATCCCGACACCGACGTCGAACTGGACGCGCTCCACGAGAACATGCCGGGGTGGCGTCGCCGTCTTCGCGTCGGCGTCTTCGGCTACGTCCTGTTCTGGATCGTCGCCTACCTCATCGGGATCTTCCGGTACGTCCTCCGGTATCCGATTTTCACCTAG
- a CDS encoding M28 family peptidase yields MSNWIGETFTSDVGWTHLETLVDVGNRMAGSEGERVAAEATRDALADVGARDARLETFEIQGWTRGESSLSAGDECLDCIALPRSPSESATAPLVDLGYGLPEDFDEADLEGRIVMVRSDVPSYADRYVHRREKYYHAVEGGAVAFVYRNHVEGCLPPTGSVGTDEDPIGAIPAVGVSSEVGARLARRFEGDDVEVAVEADASGPAESQNVHAELGPDTDERVLVTSHVDAHDVAEGALDNGAGTATVVEIANALASREDELDTRVEFVVYGAEEVGLVGSSHHAAVADHDEIKAIVNNDGVVRDRTLSVHTHGFDDLEDAVEGVADRYGHPIETIPRLSPHSDHWPFVQWGVPGTHVMSTSDDVGRGWGHTAADTLDKLEKRDLRESAILLTELVVALAGDDVEIDHKEPAEIADALEAEDLARGMQITGDWPYDE; encoded by the coding sequence ATGAGCAACTGGATCGGTGAGACGTTCACCAGCGACGTTGGCTGGACTCACTTGGAGACGCTCGTCGACGTCGGCAACCGGATGGCCGGAAGCGAGGGCGAACGCGTCGCCGCCGAAGCGACCCGCGACGCGCTCGCCGACGTCGGCGCGCGCGACGCGCGCCTCGAGACGTTCGAGATACAGGGCTGGACGCGCGGCGAGAGTTCGCTCTCGGCCGGCGACGAGTGCCTCGACTGTATCGCGCTTCCGCGGAGTCCGTCCGAGAGCGCCACCGCGCCGCTCGTCGACCTCGGCTACGGCCTCCCCGAGGACTTCGACGAGGCCGACCTCGAGGGGCGCATCGTCATGGTCAGAAGCGACGTTCCGTCGTACGCGGACCGCTACGTCCACCGCCGAGAGAAGTACTACCACGCAGTCGAGGGCGGTGCCGTCGCGTTCGTCTACCGCAATCACGTCGAGGGCTGCCTCCCGCCGACCGGCAGCGTCGGCACCGACGAGGACCCGATCGGCGCGATCCCGGCCGTCGGCGTCTCGAGCGAGGTCGGTGCGCGCCTCGCCCGGCGATTCGAAGGCGACGACGTCGAGGTGGCCGTCGAGGCCGACGCGTCCGGCCCGGCGGAGAGCCAGAACGTCCACGCGGAACTCGGCCCGGACACCGACGAGCGCGTGCTCGTCACCAGCCACGTCGACGCCCACGACGTCGCCGAAGGCGCACTGGACAACGGTGCCGGCACCGCGACGGTCGTCGAGATCGCGAACGCCCTCGCCAGCCGCGAGGACGAACTCGACACTCGCGTGGAGTTCGTCGTCTACGGCGCGGAGGAAGTCGGACTCGTCGGCTCGAGTCACCACGCCGCGGTCGCCGACCACGACGAGATCAAGGCGATCGTCAACAACGACGGCGTCGTCCGCGATCGGACCCTCTCGGTTCACACCCACGGCTTCGACGACCTCGAGGATGCCGTCGAAGGGGTCGCCGACCGGTACGGGCATCCCATCGAGACGATCCCGCGACTCAGTCCCCACAGCGACCACTGGCCGTTCGTCCAGTGGGGCGTCCCCGGAACCCACGTGATGAGCACCTCCGACGACGTCGGTCGCGGCTGGGGCCACACCGCCGCCGACACCCTGGACAAACTCGAGAAACGTGACCTCCGTGAGAGTGCGATCCTTCTGACCGAACTCGTCGTCGCACTCGCCGGCGACGACGTCGAGATCGACCACAAAGAGCCGGCAGAGATCGCCGACGCGCTCGAGGCAGAAGATCTCGCGAGAGGCATGCAGATCACGGGCGACTGGCCCTACGACGAGTAG
- a CDS encoding DUF7315 family membrane protein yields MSQRDAPDEPGGDERSGASERREVVVPLRLYKTITVFSTLIAVAGILGGFIVLDVATDSAQADVSDVSIGFALLGIGMIAFGALTYAFSTRFQTAGMGNAKDDTDEHSDNG; encoded by the coding sequence ATGTCCCAACGCGACGCACCCGACGAACCCGGCGGCGATGAAAGGTCGGGTGCGTCGGAACGACGAGAGGTCGTCGTTCCACTGCGACTCTACAAGACGATCACCGTTTTCTCGACGCTCATCGCCGTCGCAGGCATCCTCGGCGGCTTCATCGTCCTCGATGTCGCAACCGACAGCGCACAGGCGGACGTCTCCGACGTAAGCATCGGCTTCGCGCTCCTCGGAATCGGAATGATCGCGTTTGGCGCGCTGACGTACGCGTTCTCGACGAGGTTCCAGACCGCTGGAATGGGAAACGCTAAAGACGACACCGACGAACATTCCGACAATGGCTGA
- a CDS encoding DUF7318 family protein — translation MSSSGSTYGDIHRYEPPRESTAAAIAIVLLTFVQIVFVAMFVYGLSENWGIAGTDGGTGNTVLGFLLTAIFVNLGFILLLYRKEFLPDVMIVKKRRRKWEDLYVREEDADGTSLAGGTGGFWDTIKRAVYPYYKR, via the coding sequence ATGTCCTCGTCAGGAAGTACCTACGGAGACATTCACCGATACGAACCGCCCAGAGAAAGTACGGCGGCGGCGATCGCGATCGTCTTGCTGACGTTCGTCCAGATCGTCTTCGTCGCCATGTTCGTCTACGGACTGTCGGAGAACTGGGGAATCGCCGGTACCGACGGCGGGACCGGGAACACGGTCCTCGGCTTCCTCCTCACGGCGATCTTCGTCAACCTCGGATTCATCCTCCTGCTGTACCGCAAGGAGTTCTTGCCGGACGTCATGATCGTCAAGAAGCGCCGTCGGAAGTGGGAAGACCTCTACGTCCGCGAGGAGGACGCAGACGGTACGTCGCTGGCCGGCGGAACCGGCGGCTTCTGGGACACAATCAAACGAGCAGTTTACCCCTACTACAAACGATAA
- a CDS encoding plastocyanin/azurin family copper-binding protein — MNRREFMVTASGVAGGAAAATAAASTPVVAQEEGSDGDSGDNATANESDGGGAENATDGGGGGGGGGTETVELVDYAYEPGTESPLQIQPGTTVNFVWVTDNHNIVVDSQPDGAGWEGHEAIENSPFEYEHTFETEGTYEFHCTPHVGLGMEGTIEVTQDAGGGGGGGGAAAADVDIHELGVPLQKHWLGIAAIFAIFMSLVFTFYLLKYGESAHTSSPGRR, encoded by the coding sequence ATGAATAGGCGGGAGTTTATGGTAACGGCAAGCGGCGTTGCCGGGGGTGCCGCAGCCGCGACCGCTGCGGCATCGACACCCGTCGTGGCCCAGGAGGAGGGGTCCGACGGCGACTCCGGCGACAACGCGACGGCCAACGAGAGCGACGGTGGTGGTGCAGAAAACGCCACTGACGGCGGTGGCGGCGGTGGCGGTGGCGGCACCGAGACGGTCGAACTCGTCGACTACGCGTACGAACCCGGCACCGAGAGTCCGCTACAGATCCAACCCGGAACGACGGTGAACTTCGTCTGGGTGACGGACAACCACAACATCGTCGTCGACAGCCAGCCCGATGGCGCGGGCTGGGAAGGCCACGAGGCGATCGAGAACTCGCCGTTCGAGTACGAACACACCTTCGAGACCGAGGGAACCTACGAGTTCCACTGCACGCCCCACGTCGGGCTGGGGATGGAAGGAACGATCGAGGTCACCCAGGACGCCGGCGGTGGCGGCGGCGGTGGCGGCGCTGCGGCGGCCGACGTCGACATCCACGAACTCGGCGTCCCGCTCCAGAAACACTGGCTCGGAATCGCAGCGATTTTCGCCATCTTCATGTCGCTGGTCTTCACGTTCTACCTGTTGAAGTACGGCGAATCCGCGCACACGAGCAGTCCAGGGAGGCGATAA
- a CDS encoding NAD(P)/FAD-dependent oxidoreductase, protein MHVVVLGAGYAGLSLTRHLERRLPLDVEITLVDESPDHLVQHELHRVIRRPGLAADVTVPLTDAVERATVRVARVEDVDTDERTVFLSDGSLTYDVGAICLGAETAYYGLEGVREHARPLKRLEHANRIRSDVLAALSATSDPRLVVGGAGLSGVQVAGELAALVREEDATATITVLEQFDDVAPGFPENFQRAVRNALEAQSVEIRTGETVTDADERHVVLEGDERVPYDVFVWTGGIRGSDALEGSRRTVRADLRVDDRTFALGDAARVVDADGEAVPASAQTAVRQARTAAENVARIVEYERDGGVFEPRLEGYTFESPGWLVSVGDDAVAQVGPTVFTGPAANALKTTVGVGYLSSVGAIRNAVELVEEELDLERATRR, encoded by the coding sequence ATGCACGTCGTGGTTCTCGGCGCAGGCTACGCGGGACTGTCGCTCACTCGCCACCTCGAGCGGCGACTCCCCCTCGACGTCGAGATCACGCTGGTCGACGAATCGCCGGACCACCTCGTCCAGCACGAGTTACACCGGGTGATTCGCCGACCGGGGCTGGCAGCCGACGTCACGGTTCCGTTGACCGACGCCGTCGAGCGGGCGACGGTCCGCGTGGCTCGCGTCGAGGACGTCGATACGGACGAGCGGACGGTCTTTCTCTCCGACGGGTCGCTGACGTACGACGTTGGCGCGATCTGTCTGGGCGCGGAGACGGCCTACTACGGACTCGAGGGGGTTCGCGAGCACGCGAGGCCGCTGAAGCGACTGGAACACGCGAACCGAATTCGGTCCGACGTTCTCGCGGCGCTGTCGGCGACGTCGGACCCGCGACTCGTCGTCGGCGGGGCCGGCCTCTCCGGCGTGCAGGTCGCGGGCGAACTCGCGGCACTGGTCCGCGAGGAAGACGCGACGGCGACGATCACCGTCCTCGAGCAGTTCGACGACGTCGCACCGGGGTTCCCCGAGAACTTCCAGCGTGCGGTTCGGAACGCCCTCGAGGCACAGAGCGTCGAGATTCGGACGGGCGAGACGGTGACTGACGCCGACGAGCGCCACGTCGTCCTCGAGGGCGACGAGCGGGTGCCCTACGACGTCTTCGTCTGGACCGGCGGGATCCGCGGCTCCGACGCGCTCGAGGGGAGCCGACGGACCGTCAGGGCCGACCTCCGGGTCGACGACCGGACGTTCGCCCTGGGCGACGCGGCCAGAGTCGTCGACGCCGACGGCGAGGCGGTGCCCGCGAGCGCACAGACTGCGGTTCGACAGGCGCGAACCGCTGCCGAGAACGTCGCCAGGATCGTCGAGTACGAACGCGACGGGGGCGTCTTCGAACCCAGACTCGAGGGGTACACGTTCGAGTCGCCCGGCTGGCTCGTGAGCGTCGGCGACGACGCCGTTGCGCAGGTCGGCCCGACGGTGTTTACCGGCCCGGCAGCGAACGCCCTGAAGACGACCGTCGGCGTCGGCTACCTCTCCTCGGTCGGCGCGATCAGAAACGCCGTCGAACTCGTCGAGGAAGAACTCGACCTCGAGCGGGCGACGCGCCGATAG